Proteins encoded together in one Candidatus Hydrogenedentota bacterium window:
- a CDS encoding sulfatase-like hydrolase/transferase → MSSENPAILRRTFLGAMAGAAATGWGAGAPGAAAEPQPQPNVLFIMTDQQRADCIAALGNGHIYTPNMDRLVKRGVAFTNGYSTCPVCVPARYTIRTGCEPHTTGIYHNGQPDLVPEQAQGMEERCGPYLARTMAQLGYRTFGMGKFHTSPRNEDVGFETHLHSEEMYGSQEDRARDAYAAFIANEHPQFNYIEDFMGERSAHYYVPQTALLPPELTVESWAADRAVELIRANDPRPYFGFVSFVGPHPPIAPPVPFNRMYDPDAMPSPVRGEAAVDHMDEQIPWMNHAVWAEDINDSLARKIRARYYGKISHIDQCLGRILDAVEARGDADNTVIVFYSDHGDHLGDHNGWQKESFFDMSCRVPYLVSWPARLPAGQTNDALVCLTDLFGIATGAAGSFDLRQGIHVLGMYTSGAHVRQHLIGLYGIPGTPRFKIMVREKHWKYIYFANGAREQLFNVSEDPMELRQRVADAPDVAKRLREVAVEACKRPNVDRALDSGGLRAFPFEARPLRRILQFDRSRGVTGFPKHPSETVGLHT, encoded by the coding sequence ATGTCAAGCGAAAATCCGGCGATTCTGCGGCGTACATTTCTGGGGGCGATGGCCGGGGCTGCCGCCACGGGATGGGGCGCGGGCGCCCCGGGGGCGGCCGCGGAACCGCAGCCACAGCCAAACGTCTTATTCATCATGACCGACCAACAGCGCGCGGACTGCATCGCCGCGCTTGGGAACGGGCACATATACACGCCGAACATGGACCGGCTCGTGAAACGCGGGGTCGCGTTTACGAACGGGTACTCGACGTGTCCGGTCTGCGTGCCCGCACGATACACAATTCGCACGGGGTGCGAGCCGCACACGACGGGCATCTATCACAACGGCCAGCCGGACCTTGTGCCCGAGCAGGCACAGGGCATGGAGGAGCGCTGCGGACCATACCTCGCGCGGACGATGGCGCAACTCGGATACCGCACCTTTGGCATGGGAAAGTTTCACACGTCGCCGCGAAACGAAGACGTGGGTTTTGAGACACACCTGCACAGCGAGGAGATGTACGGGTCGCAGGAGGACCGTGCGCGAGATGCGTACGCGGCATTCATCGCGAACGAGCACCCGCAGTTCAATTACATCGAGGACTTCATGGGGGAACGTTCGGCGCACTACTACGTGCCGCAGACCGCGCTGTTGCCACCGGAACTCACGGTGGAATCGTGGGCGGCCGATCGCGCCGTCGAGTTGATCCGCGCGAACGATCCGCGTCCGTACTTTGGGTTTGTGTCGTTTGTGGGGCCGCACCCGCCCATCGCGCCGCCGGTGCCGTTCAACCGCATGTACGACCCCGACGCGATGCCAAGCCCGGTTCGCGGCGAAGCGGCAGTGGATCACATGGACGAGCAAATCCCATGGATGAACCACGCCGTCTGGGCGGAGGACATCAACGATTCGCTCGCGCGCAAAATCCGCGCGCGGTATTACGGCAAGATTTCGCACATCGATCAGTGTCTGGGGCGGATACTCGATGCGGTCGAGGCGCGTGGTGACGCGGACAACACGGTGATCGTCTTTTACTCGGACCATGGCGACCATCTTGGCGATCACAACGGCTGGCAGAAAGAGAGCTTCTTCGATATGTCGTGCCGTGTGCCGTATCTCGTGAGCTGGCCCGCGCGGCTCCCTGCCGGTCAGACAAACGACGCGCTGGTATGCCTGACCGACCTATTTGGGATTGCGACCGGCGCGGCGGGCAGCTTCGATCTGCGCCAGGGCATTCACGTGCTCGGCATGTACACCAGCGGCGCTCACGTGCGCCAACATTTGATCGGACTCTACGGTATACCCGGAACGCCCCGTTTCAAGATTATGGTGCGCGAAAAACACTGGAAATATATCTACTTCGCGAACGGCGCCCGCGAACAACTGTTTAACGTTAGCGAAGACCCGATGGAGCTGCGCCAACGCGTCGCCGACGCGCCGGACGTGGCAAAGCGGCTGCGGGAAGTCGCGGTCGAGGCGTGCAAACGGCCGAACGTCGATCGCGCGCTCGACAGTGGCGGGCTGCGCGCGTTTCCATTCGAGGCGCGTCCACTGCGCCGCATTCTACAGTTCGATCGGTCGCGGGGCGTAACGGGATTTCCCAAACATCCGAGCGAAACGGTGGGGCTTCACACATGA
- the glnA gene encoding type I glutamate--ammonia ligase, with product MRKDLSPKDVVDLIKKEAVKFVDLRFMDFPGLMQHFSIPAHELSVESFEDGLGFDGSSIRGWQAINESDMLVMPDPKTATIDPFTELKTLILYCNILDPITKERYSRCPRCIAQKAENYLISTGIADTAFMGPEAEFFIFDNVQYDQTANVGFYKVDSVEGIWNSGRDEGGHNLAYKLRYKEGYFPVPPSDSLQDLRSRMVATMLDAGLSVEAHHHEVATAGQCEIDLRFDALTVMADKMSMYKYIIKNCAKADNKTVTFMPKPLFGDNGSGMHTHFSLWKGGKPLFAGDKYAGLSQEALWAIGGLLKHAPALVALTNPTTNSYRRLVPGYEAPVNLAYSSRNRSACCRIPMYSPSPKAKRVEFRVPDPSCNPYLAFSAILMAGIDGIQNKIDPGQPMDKDLYDLPAEEKAKIPQAPGSLAEALDNLEKDHEFLLKGDVFTRDVIETWIDYKRQREVLPMSLRPTPYEFFLYYDV from the coding sequence ATGCGAAAGGATTTGAGTCCAAAGGACGTAGTTGATCTGATTAAGAAGGAGGCCGTGAAGTTCGTCGATCTGCGCTTCATGGACTTCCCGGGGCTGATGCAGCATTTCAGCATCCCCGCGCACGAATTGTCGGTGGAGAGTTTCGAGGACGGCCTCGGGTTTGACGGTTCAAGTATCCGCGGCTGGCAGGCGATTAACGAATCGGACATGTTGGTCATGCCCGACCCAAAGACCGCGACCATCGATCCGTTCACCGAACTCAAGACGCTTATTCTGTACTGCAACATTCTCGATCCGATAACGAAGGAACGGTATAGCCGTTGCCCGCGTTGTATCGCGCAGAAAGCCGAAAACTACCTGATCTCGACCGGTATCGCGGACACCGCGTTCATGGGGCCGGAAGCCGAGTTTTTCATTTTCGACAACGTCCAGTACGACCAGACCGCCAACGTGGGCTTCTACAAGGTCGACAGTGTCGAAGGTATCTGGAACAGCGGGCGCGACGAAGGCGGGCACAACCTCGCCTACAAGCTCCGCTATAAGGAAGGATACTTCCCCGTGCCGCCGTCGGATTCGTTGCAGGACCTCCGCAGCCGCATGGTCGCAACGATGCTTGACGCAGGGCTTAGCGTCGAGGCTCACCACCACGAAGTCGCCACGGCGGGCCAGTGCGAAATCGACCTTCGCTTCGACGCGCTCACGGTGATGGCCGACAAGATGTCGATGTACAAGTACATCATCAAGAACTGCGCGAAAGCCGACAACAAGACCGTCACCTTCATGCCGAAACCGCTGTTCGGCGATAACGGTTCCGGCATGCACACGCACTTTAGCCTTTGGAAAGGCGGCAAACCGCTCTTCGCGGGCGACAAGTATGCCGGCCTCAGCCAGGAAGCGCTGTGGGCGATCGGCGGCCTCTTGAAGCACGCACCGGCGCTCGTCGCATTAACCAACCCGACGACGAACTCGTACCGCCGTCTCGTTCCCGGCTACGAAGCCCCGGTGAACCTGGCGTACTCGAGCCGCAACCGTAGCGCCTGCTGCCGTATTCCGATGTATTCGCCCAGCCCGAAGGCCAAGCGCGTCGAGTTCCGCGTGCCGGACCCCTCGTGCAACCCGTATCTCGCGTTCTCCGCGATTCTGATGGCCGGCATCGACGGGATTCAGAACAAGATCGATCCGGGCCAGCCGATGGACAAGGACCTGTACGATTTGCCCGCGGAAGAGAAAGCGAAAATCCCGCAGGCGCCGGGCAGCCTTGCTGAAGCGCTCGACAACCTGGAAAAGGACCACGAGTTCCTGTTGAAGGGCGACGTATTCACCCGGGACGTAATCGAAACGTGGATCGACTACAAGCGCCAGCGCGAAGTGCTCCCGATGAGCCTTCGTCCGACACCCTACGAGTTCTTCCTGTACTACGACGTATAG
- a CDS encoding P-II family nitrogen regulator, whose translation MKKVEAVIKPFKLEEVKEALAAIGIQGLTVTEVKGFGRQKGHKELYRGAEYVVEFLPKVKLEIVVTDDTAEQVANAIVKAASTGRIGDGKIFISPVEEAIRIRTGESGEVAIS comes from the coding sequence GTGAAAAAAGTCGAGGCCGTCATAAAACCGTTCAAGTTGGAGGAGGTCAAAGAAGCCTTGGCCGCCATCGGCATCCAGGGACTAACCGTCACTGAAGTCAAGGGGTTCGGACGCCAGAAGGGCCACAAGGAGCTCTATCGCGGCGCCGAGTATGTGGTCGAGTTTCTCCCCAAGGTCAAACTCGAAATCGTCGTTACCGACGACACTGCGGAACAGGTTGCGAACGCGATCGTCAAGGCTGCGTCCACCGGCAGAATCGGCGACGGCAAAATATTTATTTCTCCGGTCGAGGAAGCAATCCGGATTCGAACGGGCGAGTCCGGCGAAGTGGCAATAAGCTGA
- a CDS encoding cupin domain-containing protein: protein MSEYALTNDVRNAITYQSESIVSKTVFAGEHAKVVVMALDAGQELSEHTAAMPAAIHVLEGEAEVTLGSDLHRLKAGAWVHMDANLRHAVRAIAPTTLLLTLFKKGTIA, encoded by the coding sequence ATGTCCGAATATGCACTGACCAACGATGTTCGCAATGCTATCACGTATCAGAGCGAGAGCATTGTCAGCAAGACCGTCTTCGCGGGGGAGCACGCGAAGGTTGTAGTGATGGCGCTCGATGCGGGGCAGGAGTTGTCGGAACATACGGCGGCGATGCCGGCGGCGATACATGTGTTGGAGGGCGAGGCGGAGGTAACGTTAGGGAGTGATTTGCACCGATTGAAGGCAGGGGCGTGGGTTCACATGGACGCGAATCTGCGGCACGCGGTGCGGGCAATTGCGCCGACGACTCTGCTTTTGACGTTGTTCAAGAAGGGCACGATTGCATAG
- the srlD gene encoding sorbitol-6-phosphate dehydrogenase, with the protein MARLEGKRAIVTGGAQGLGESIVERLASEGCSVAVWDINAEKAADTASRIAGGTGKNVIGAKVDVCDADAVRSAVDDAAAKLGGLDIFVSNAGILISGDSIEFDAAKWRRVIDVNLTGYFICAREAARVMLAGNGGSIIQINSKSGKKGSFRNSAYAASKFGGIGVTQSLALEFADRGVRVNSICPGNLLDSPLWQDSLFKQYAANQGISEGEVRKKYVDQVPMKRPCTYRDVTNVVVFLASDDSSYMTGQAINVTGGQEMR; encoded by the coding sequence ATGGCGCGATTGGAAGGCAAGCGCGCCATCGTCACCGGTGGCGCGCAGGGATTGGGGGAATCAATCGTCGAGCGGCTCGCTTCCGAGGGTTGCTCCGTCGCGGTGTGGGACATTAACGCCGAGAAGGCTGCCGATACGGCGTCGCGCATAGCCGGCGGGACAGGCAAGAACGTTATCGGCGCGAAGGTCGATGTCTGCGACGCGGACGCCGTGCGCAGCGCCGTCGATGACGCGGCGGCAAAACTCGGTGGCCTCGACATCTTCGTCTCGAACGCGGGTATCCTCATATCCGGCGATTCCATTGAATTCGACGCCGCGAAATGGCGCCGCGTAATCGATGTGAACCTCACCGGCTACTTCATTTGCGCGCGCGAAGCGGCCCGCGTCATGCTCGCGGGTAACGGCGGCTCGATCATTCAGATCAACTCGAAGTCGGGCAAGAAAGGCAGTTTCAGGAACAGCGCGTACGCGGCCTCAAAATTCGGCGGCATCGGCGTCACCCAAAGTCTCGCGCTCGAATTTGCCGACCGCGGCGTGCGCGTGAATTCCATCTGCCCCGGCAACCTGCTCGATTCGCCGCTCTGGCAGGACAGCCTGTTCAAACAATACGCCGCGAATCAGGGTATCTCGGAGGGGGAGGTCCGCAAGAAATACGTCGACCAAGTCCCCATGAAACGGCCTTGCACCTACCGTGACGTGACAAACGTAGTCGTGTTCTTGGCATCGGACGATTCGAGCTATATGACAGGACAGGCGATTAATGTCACCGGCGGGCAGGAAATGCGGTGA
- a CDS encoding alcohol dehydrogenase catalytic domain-containing protein, with the protein MSTLQEYKAARGTLPPQYYAWQIFGSGFENVGKEGKPVTLPLRDPADNEIMLRVDALGLCQSDIKIISQGSKHARLRGRDLANDPTVLGHECAATVVKVGRNWEGRFKPGERYIVQADIYYRGVGYAFGYLIPGGLGQYCYLDERALDGDEGCYLLPVKPETGYSQAALSEPWACVEMSYNLIERMEPGDGDVLVVTDIEIEQWRADLPNARIVPRALDGLPEGQFDDIVIPLPSPEIVDALAPRLRKKGIMYLLGFPVVDGTVSLDIGRIHYEDVRYYGGGNDLESVKQSNSRHDLLEGGEALFMGAGGPMGQMHVQRAIEIPMGPELVVVTDLDRGRLDHIERRFGDIAKNKGVQLVTLAPSQFDSPEKMDAHIRELARGGYDDVIVMAPVAKLVPQAMSYAADNAVVNVFAGVGIGSMADIALRDLCRGIKIIGSSGSRISDLRKVLEMVERNELNTNLSIAAIGGLNAAREGLEGVNTARFPGKTVIYPQIPDLPLMPVEEVEARLPELRGKMGPHAAWTKEAEQALLEKYV; encoded by the coding sequence GTGTCAACGCTCCAAGAATACAAAGCCGCGCGCGGCACGCTGCCGCCGCAGTATTACGCATGGCAAATCTTCGGCTCCGGCTTCGAGAACGTTGGCAAGGAAGGTAAACCGGTCACGCTGCCGCTGCGCGACCCCGCCGACAACGAAATCATGCTTCGCGTCGATGCGCTAGGCCTGTGCCAATCGGACATCAAGATCATCAGTCAGGGGAGCAAGCACGCGCGGTTGCGCGGGCGCGACCTGGCGAACGATCCGACGGTGCTTGGGCACGAGTGCGCGGCGACGGTCGTGAAAGTTGGCAGGAACTGGGAAGGCAGATTCAAACCCGGCGAGCGCTATATCGTGCAGGCTGACATTTATTACAGGGGAGTCGGGTACGCGTTTGGATACCTGATTCCCGGCGGTCTCGGACAGTACTGCTACCTCGACGAACGCGCGCTCGACGGAGACGAAGGGTGCTACCTGCTGCCCGTGAAACCGGAGACGGGATACAGTCAGGCCGCGCTGTCCGAGCCGTGGGCCTGCGTCGAAATGTCGTACAACCTTATCGAACGTATGGAGCCCGGGGATGGCGACGTACTCGTCGTAACCGATATCGAAATCGAACAATGGCGCGCGGACCTGCCGAACGCGCGCATCGTCCCGCGCGCTTTGGACGGACTTCCCGAGGGACAGTTCGACGACATTGTCATCCCGCTGCCGTCACCCGAGATTGTCGATGCGCTCGCGCCACGCCTGCGCAAGAAGGGGATCATGTACCTGTTGGGTTTCCCCGTAGTAGACGGCACGGTATCGCTCGATATCGGACGCATCCACTACGAAGACGTCCGTTACTACGGCGGTGGCAACGACCTCGAATCGGTCAAACAGTCGAACAGCCGGCACGATCTGCTCGAAGGCGGCGAGGCGCTGTTCATGGGCGCCGGCGGGCCGATGGGGCAGATGCACGTCCAGCGTGCGATCGAAATTCCGATGGGGCCCGAACTCGTCGTCGTGACGGACCTCGACCGCGGGCGGCTCGATCACATCGAGCGCCGGTTCGGCGATATCGCAAAGAACAAAGGCGTCCAGCTCGTCACGCTTGCCCCGAGCCAATTCGACTCGCCGGAGAAGATGGACGCCCACATTCGCGAACTTGCCCGCGGCGGCTACGACGACGTCATCGTGATGGCGCCGGTCGCCAAACTCGTCCCGCAGGCGATGTCGTACGCCGCGGATAATGCCGTGGTGAACGTCTTCGCGGGCGTCGGCATCGGATCGATGGCGGACATCGCCTTGCGCGATCTGTGCCGTGGCATAAAGATAATCGGCTCCAGCGGATCGCGTATCAGCGATCTGCGCAAAGTCCTCGAAATGGTCGAGCGCAACGAACTCAACACCAACCTCAGTATTGCCGCGATTGGAGGACTCAATGCCGCGCGCGAAGGCCTCGAGGGTGTCAACACCGCGCGCTTCCCCGGCAAGACGGTGATCTATCCGCAGATTCCCGATCTGCCCTTGATGCCCGTGGAAGAAGTCGAAGCGCGCCTGCCCGAATTAAGAGGCAAGATGGGCCCCCACGCCGCATGGACCAAAGAGGCCGAGCAGGCACTGCTCGAGAAATACGTCTAA
- a CDS encoding class II aldolase/adducin family protein, with translation MSELLQQLVDMSRYLGDPSKGYAMLGEGNTSARIDADSFYVKASGTTLATIGPDGFVRLSISKILSIIDDDSAGDDDVTRIFEEAKLDPGDTRRPSVEAMLHAILLGVPEYNFIGHTHPVYTNSILCSKHAETAAQGRIFPDHVVSMKHKSVFVPYVDPGLVLAREVKMRFEEFVEDEGVLPSAIMMQNHGLITMGATPKAVTSCTDMAEKASQIIVGAYAMGGPRWMSPEDVERIFTRPDEHYRLQSIADRTS, from the coding sequence ATGTCCGAACTTTTGCAGCAATTAGTGGATATGTCGCGGTATCTCGGCGACCCCTCGAAGGGGTACGCAATGCTCGGCGAGGGCAACACATCGGCGCGAATTGACGCCGATTCATTCTATGTCAAGGCCTCCGGCACGACGCTCGCCACGATAGGTCCGGACGGGTTCGTGCGGCTCTCGATATCAAAGATATTGTCAATTATTGACGACGATTCCGCGGGCGACGACGATGTCACGCGCATCTTCGAGGAGGCAAAACTCGATCCGGGCGACACGCGGCGCCCGTCCGTCGAGGCGATGCTGCACGCCATTCTCCTGGGCGTGCCCGAGTACAACTTTATCGGCCACACGCACCCGGTCTACACCAACTCGATCCTGTGCTCGAAGCACGCGGAGACCGCCGCGCAGGGCCGGATTTTCCCCGATCACGTCGTATCAATGAAGCACAAATCGGTCTTTGTACCCTATGTCGATCCCGGCCTGGTTCTCGCGCGCGAAGTCAAGATGCGCTTCGAGGAATTTGTCGAAGACGAAGGCGTGTTGCCTTCCGCGATCATGATGCAAAACCACGGTCTTATCACCATGGGAGCGACCCCCAAGGCCGTCACAAGTTGCACGGACATGGCGGAAAAAGCGTCGCAAATAATCGTCGGCGCCTACGCTATGGGCGGGCCGCGGTGGATGTCTCCCGAAGACGTAGAACGCATCTTCACGCGTCCCGACGAGCACTATCGGCTGCAAAGCATCGCAGACCGTACATCGTAG
- a CDS encoding beta-galactosidase trimerization domain-containing protein, whose product MADMISRRQFMHIAAAGAGAMMAAPGASFGQTKSGVQPWYKQAYRRNVIDMHIMDWNPEFLSRFDPDVYVERLRTAKAQSAVLYAHSHAGLCYFPTKLGKTHAAYEGKDHLARTVDGLRKNDIAVVLYMSLIHDTWAYRNHDEWKIRRADGAGAAEGSRYGICCPNAIGYRDYIAGLAEEVCAQYEFEGIRFDMTFWPRVCYCAHCAKRFADEVGGEVPKTINWEDPAWVAFQRKREAWLVEFAKHMTQTVKNRKPNATVEHQASTFLANWRLGVTEPLAAQNDFLQGDFYGDALQGSLIRKLLHNLSPNLPYGFETSVMLNLQNHTALKSEALLAAKAAASIADGGAFIFIDAIDPAGTINPATYETMGRVFAQTIPYEEHAGGELVQEVAVYLSTESKFDFAQNGLSVEDYSREGAPHLEALIGACRALRAHHVPYGVITKKDLAKLDRHKVLILPNVLMMDDEEIAGIRAWVDGGGKLYASRDTSLVTKDGKRQGDFMLGDLFGVTNTGTTAERVTYIAPSNTEIFSPYTIASPLMLPATQRSIVAKEGVIVLGTLTLPYTNPDDGEKYASIHSNPPGIATDKPSVVAKRFGKGLVIYAAEALEVHEHCAGIFVRLLRMLCPQFAIEGDIPACVEFTLFHQPDRKRLVLSAVNFQKELPNLPVRSAGVSVDVKGHAVKRVLELPDGAEIPHSTDGERVNIELPAIETLRMIALEYA is encoded by the coding sequence ATGGCAGACATGATTTCCCGGCGACAATTCATGCATATCGCGGCGGCGGGTGCGGGAGCGATGATGGCCGCGCCCGGCGCGTCTTTCGGTCAGACGAAATCGGGCGTGCAGCCCTGGTACAAACAGGCGTACCGCCGCAACGTCATCGACATGCATATCATGGACTGGAACCCCGAGTTCCTGTCGAGGTTCGATCCGGACGTGTATGTCGAGCGGTTGCGGACCGCAAAGGCGCAGTCTGCCGTGCTCTACGCGCACTCGCACGCCGGCCTTTGCTACTTCCCCACGAAGCTCGGAAAAACGCACGCCGCGTACGAAGGCAAAGACCATCTCGCGCGTACCGTCGACGGCCTCCGGAAGAACGATATTGCCGTCGTTTTGTATATGAGCCTCATCCACGACACCTGGGCGTATCGCAATCACGATGAGTGGAAGATTCGCCGGGCCGACGGCGCCGGCGCCGCGGAAGGCAGCCGCTACGGAATCTGCTGCCCGAACGCCATCGGCTATCGCGATTACATCGCGGGGCTCGCCGAGGAGGTCTGCGCGCAATACGAGTTCGAGGGAATCCGTTTCGACATGACGTTCTGGCCGCGCGTCTGCTACTGCGCGCACTGCGCGAAGCGGTTCGCGGATGAAGTCGGCGGCGAGGTCCCGAAGACGATCAACTGGGAAGACCCCGCGTGGGTCGCGTTCCAGCGCAAGCGCGAGGCGTGGCTCGTCGAGTTTGCCAAACACATGACGCAAACCGTCAAGAACAGGAAGCCGAACGCGACAGTCGAGCACCAGGCCTCGACGTTTCTTGCCAACTGGCGCCTCGGCGTCACAGAACCCCTCGCGGCGCAGAACGATTTTCTGCAGGGCGACTTCTACGGCGATGCGTTGCAGGGCTCGTTGATCCGCAAGCTCCTCCACAACCTCAGTCCCAATCTGCCCTACGGGTTCGAGACCAGCGTCATGCTGAATCTGCAAAACCATACCGCGCTAAAATCAGAGGCACTGCTCGCCGCGAAAGCGGCGGCCAGCATCGCAGACGGTGGGGCCTTTATTTTTATCGATGCAATCGATCCGGCCGGCACGATCAATCCCGCCACATACGAAACGATGGGCCGGGTGTTCGCGCAAACCATCCCCTACGAAGAGCACGCCGGCGGCGAGTTGGTGCAGGAAGTGGCCGTCTACCTCAGCACCGAATCCAAGTTCGACTTCGCGCAGAACGGATTGAGCGTCGAAGACTACAGCCGCGAAGGCGCGCCGCACCTCGAAGCGCTCATCGGCGCGTGCCGCGCATTGCGCGCGCACCATGTGCCATACGGTGTGATTACGAAGAAGGACCTCGCCAAGCTCGACCGCCACAAAGTTCTGATCCTGCCGAACGTGCTGATGATGGATGACGAGGAGATCGCCGGGATACGCGCATGGGTGGACGGCGGCGGCAAACTGTATGCGAGCCGGGACACGTCGCTCGTTACGAAGGACGGCAAGCGGCAAGGCGATTTCATGTTGGGCGATTTGTTCGGCGTCACCAATACCGGCACGACCGCGGAACGCGTCACGTACATCGCGCCGAGCAACACGGAGATATTCTCGCCGTACACAATCGCGTCGCCCCTGATGCTTCCGGCAACTCAGCGATCTATAGTGGCGAAGGAGGGCGTGATCGTACTGGGCACGCTCACATTGCCCTACACCAACCCGGACGACGGCGAGAAGTACGCGTCAATTCACAGCAATCCGCCGGGTATCGCGACGGACAAGCCAAGCGTAGTTGCCAAGCGATTCGGGAAAGGCTTGGTGATTTACGCGGCCGAGGCGCTCGAAGTCCATGAACATTGCGCCGGCATCTTCGTTCGGCTTCTGCGCATGCTGTGTCCGCAATTCGCGATCGAAGGCGACATCCCTGCGTGCGTCGAGTTCACCCTGTTTCACCAGCCGGACCGGAAGCGCCTTGTCCTCAGCGCGGTCAATTTCCAGAAGGAACTGCCAAACCTACCGGTGCGTAGCGCCGGCGTATCGGTCGACGTGAAGGGACATGCAGTGAAGCGTGTTCTGGAGTTGCCGGATGGCGCGGAAATCCCGCATTCGACGGACGGCGAGCGCGTCAATATCGAACTGCCGGCGATCGAGACCTTGCGCATGATTGCGCTCGAGTACGCATAA